One genomic segment of Desmodus rotundus isolate HL8 chromosome 5, HLdesRot8A.1, whole genome shotgun sequence includes these proteins:
- the UPK2 gene encoding uroplakin-2 isoform X1: protein MASLLLIRILSLILIPLAVLAPGAAAVFNISSLSGLLSPALTESLLVALPPCHLTGANATLMVRRANDSKVVKSSFVVPPCRGRRELVSVVDSGAGFTVTRLSAYQVTNLVPGTKYYISYLVKKGTSTESSREIPLSTLPRRKVESIGLGMARTGGMVVITVLLSVAMFLLVLGFIIALALGARK from the exons ATGGCATCCCTGCTACTCATCCGAATCTTGTCCTTGATCCTGATTCCGCTGGCTGTCCTGGCCCCAGGGGCTGCAG CAGTATTCAACATCTCAAGCCTCTCTGGTCTGCTGTCCCCAGCCCTGACGGAGAGCCTGCTAGTGGCCTTACCCCCCTGTCACCTCACAGGGGCTAATGCCACACTGATGGTCCGGAGAGCCAATGATAGCAAAG TGGTGAAATCTAGCTTTGTGGTGCCCCCATGCCGTGGGCGAAGAGAGCTGGTGAGTGTGGTGGACAGTGGGGCTGGCTTCACAGTCACCCGGCTCAGTGCATACCAGGTGACAAACCTCGTACCAGGAACCAAATACTA CATTTCCTACCTAGTGAAGAAGGGGACATCCACTGAGTCCAGTAGAGAGATCCCATTGTCCACACTTCCTC GAAGGAAGGTGGAATCCATTGGGCTGGGAATGGCCCGGACGGGAGGCATGGTGGTCATCACAGTGCTGCTCTCTGTTGCTATGTTCCTGCTGGTTCTGGGCTTCATCATAGCCCTGGCACTGGGTGCCCGAAAGTGA
- the UPK2 gene encoding uroplakin-2 isoform X2 gives MASLLLIRILSLILIPLAVLAPGAAVFNISSLSGLLSPALTESLLVALPPCHLTGANATLMVRRANDSKVVKSSFVVPPCRGRRELVSVVDSGAGFTVTRLSAYQVTNLVPGTKYYISYLVKKGTSTESSREIPLSTLPRRKVESIGLGMARTGGMVVITVLLSVAMFLLVLGFIIALALGARK, from the exons ATGGCATCCCTGCTACTCATCCGAATCTTGTCCTTGATCCTGATTCCGCTGGCTGTCCTGGCCCCAGGGGCTGCAG TATTCAACATCTCAAGCCTCTCTGGTCTGCTGTCCCCAGCCCTGACGGAGAGCCTGCTAGTGGCCTTACCCCCCTGTCACCTCACAGGGGCTAATGCCACACTGATGGTCCGGAGAGCCAATGATAGCAAAG TGGTGAAATCTAGCTTTGTGGTGCCCCCATGCCGTGGGCGAAGAGAGCTGGTGAGTGTGGTGGACAGTGGGGCTGGCTTCACAGTCACCCGGCTCAGTGCATACCAGGTGACAAACCTCGTACCAGGAACCAAATACTA CATTTCCTACCTAGTGAAGAAGGGGACATCCACTGAGTCCAGTAGAGAGATCCCATTGTCCACACTTCCTC GAAGGAAGGTGGAATCCATTGGGCTGGGAATGGCCCGGACGGGAGGCATGGTGGTCATCACAGTGCTGCTCTCTGTTGCTATGTTCCTGCTGGTTCTGGGCTTCATCATAGCCCTGGCACTGGGTGCCCGAAAGTGA
- the FOXR1 gene encoding forkhead box protein R1, which yields MGNECFLAFTTTHLPLAEQNLARYKLHIIEPPKLPVGKTPNPDKDGPDIEPNLWMWVNPNIVFPPGKLEVPESSKGEDLTSRLPCPQPAPREEDFANCSEAKVMESLPPSSREQSFPWKQFASSPSNWELTEEEAAKDQDGRSCVTLPSPHKRAPLQSRLLQSNSQERGLWSRPPLNYFHLIALALRNSSPCGLNVQQIYSFTRQHFPFFRTAPEGWKNTIRHNLCFRDSFEKVPVSMRGGASPWPRSCLWKLTEEGHRRFEEEARALASSQLESIQQCMSQPDVMPFLFDL from the exons ATGGGGAACGAGTGCTTTCTGGCCTTCACGACCACGCACCTGCCCTTAGCAGAGCAGAACC TTGCCAGATATAAACTCCATATAATTGAGCCACCAAAACTACCTGTAGGGAAAACACCCAACCCTGATAAAGATG GTCCAGATATTGAGCCCAACCTGTGGATGTGGGTAAACCCCAACATCGTGTTTCCCCCTGGAAAGCTGGAGGTCCCAGAATCTAGTAAAGGGGAGGATCTGACAAGCAGACTCCCCTGCCCTCAGCCAGCCCCCAGAGAGGAAGACTTTGCCAACTGCTCAGAGGCCAAAGTCATGGAGTCACTGCCACCTTCCTCCAGAGAGCAGTCTTTCCCTTGGAAGCAGTTTGCTTCTTCCCCCAGCAACTGGGAG CTCACAGAAGAGGAGGCGGCTAAGGACCAGGATGGCCGCTCCTGTGTGACTCTCCCATCCCCTCACAAAAGGGCCCCCCTCCAGAGTCGGCTTCTGCAAAGCAACAGCCAGGAGAGGGGGCTCTGGTCCCGGCCCCCTCTCAATTACTTCCATCTAATCGCACTGGCATTAAGAAACAGTTCCCCCTGTGGCCTCAACGTGCAACAGATCTACAGTTTCACTCG ACAACATTTCCCCTTTTTCCGGACGGCTCCGGAGGGTTGGAAGAATACCATCCGTCACAATCTCTGTTTCCGAGACAGCTTTGAGAAAGTGCCAGTCAGCATGCGGGGTGGGGCTAGCCCATGGCCTCGATCCTGCCTCTGGAAGTTGACTGAGGAGGGACACCGCCGCTTTGAGGAGGAGGCCCGAGCCTTGGCCTCCTCTCAGCTGGAAAGTATCCAACAGTGCATGAGCCAGCCAG ATGTGATGCCCTTCCTCTTTGACCTTTAA